A window of the Gordonia humi genome harbors these coding sequences:
- the putP gene encoding sodium/proline symporter PutP — translation MSVASDGRAFQIFAVVLYFTAMLGIGFYAYRKTKNDLDGYMLADRGLKPWIAALSAGASDMSGWLLMGLPGAMYVSGLSESWIMIGLLIGAWANWRLTAPRLRAYTEIAGDAITIPSFFETRLRDSSRVLRITCGVIILVFFTFYVSSGMVASGKFFDSAFGVDYTVGMLIVAGVTMLYTLFGGFLGASLTDVAQGILVVVALLAVPIIGIIDLGGVGATIDGVRAVDPDDLSFFAGSSAIAIISSVAWGLGYFGQPHVIVRFMALRSPGEAGTARRIGIAWMFACALGAVGTALVGIAYFAEHTADAPDDAETVFLALSQILFHPFIAGLVLAAVLAAIMSTISSQLIVCSSALIEDLYKLVAAKTGRRELSDTTYVRLGRLGVLTIAVIAAVLAISPSNSILDLVAFAWAGFGAAFGPAVVLSLYWRRFTAWGALTGIVTGAVVAYAWGRSWLSDDMYEIVPGVAASFVVAVAVSLATYRPNPEIDAEFDAAKELAKTGVIPAPASDARV, via the coding sequence ATGTCAGTAGCGTCCGACGGTCGCGCGTTCCAGATCTTCGCCGTCGTCCTGTACTTCACGGCGATGCTCGGCATCGGGTTCTACGCCTACCGTAAGACGAAGAACGATCTGGACGGCTACATGCTCGCCGACCGCGGTCTCAAGCCGTGGATCGCGGCGTTGAGCGCGGGCGCATCCGACATGTCGGGCTGGCTGTTGATGGGCCTGCCCGGTGCGATGTACGTGTCGGGCCTGTCGGAGTCGTGGATCATGATCGGTCTGTTGATCGGTGCGTGGGCCAACTGGCGGCTCACCGCGCCCAGGCTTCGGGCGTACACCGAGATCGCCGGTGACGCGATCACCATCCCGAGCTTCTTCGAGACGCGGCTGCGCGACTCGTCCCGGGTGCTGCGCATCACCTGCGGTGTCATCATCCTGGTGTTCTTCACGTTCTACGTGTCGAGCGGCATGGTCGCCTCGGGCAAGTTCTTCGACAGCGCGTTCGGCGTCGACTACACCGTCGGCATGTTGATCGTGGCCGGTGTCACGATGCTGTACACGCTCTTCGGCGGGTTTCTCGGGGCGTCGCTCACCGACGTCGCGCAGGGCATCCTGGTGGTCGTGGCGCTGCTGGCGGTTCCGATCATCGGCATCATCGATCTGGGCGGTGTCGGTGCCACGATCGACGGGGTCCGCGCGGTCGATCCGGACGACCTCAGCTTCTTCGCGGGCAGCTCCGCGATCGCGATCATCTCGTCGGTGGCGTGGGGACTCGGGTACTTCGGTCAGCCGCACGTCATCGTGCGATTCATGGCGTTGCGCTCCCCCGGCGAGGCGGGCACCGCGCGCCGGATCGGCATCGCGTGGATGTTCGCGTGCGCCCTCGGTGCGGTCGGCACGGCGCTCGTCGGCATCGCCTACTTCGCCGAGCACACGGCCGACGCGCCCGACGACGCCGAGACCGTGTTTCTGGCCCTGTCGCAGATCCTGTTCCACCCGTTCATCGCGGGGCTGGTCCTGGCCGCGGTGCTCGCGGCGATCATGTCGACCATCTCCTCGCAGCTCATCGTCTGCTCATCGGCCCTGATCGAGGACCTGTACAAGCTGGTCGCGGCCAAGACCGGTCGCCGCGAACTCAGCGACACCACCTATGTCCGCCTCGGGAGGCTCGGTGTGCTCACGATCGCGGTGATCGCCGCGGTGCTGGCGATCTCTCCGTCGAACAGCATCCTGGACCTCGTCGCCTTCGCCTGGGCGGGATTCGGTGCGGCCTTCGGCCCCGCGGTCGTCTTGTCCCTGTACTGGCGACGCTTCACCGCGTGGGGTGCACTCACCGGCATCGTCACCGGGGCGGTCGTCGCCTACGCCTGGGGACGATCGTGGTTGAGCGACGACATGTACGAGATCGTCCCCGGCGTCGCCGCGAGCTTCGTCGTCGCCGTCGCGGTCAGCCTGGCCACCTACCGCCCGAACCCGGAGATCGACGCCGAGTTCGACGCGGCGAAGGAGTTGGCGAAGACCGGGGTGATCCCGGCGCCGGCGTCGGACGCCAGGGTTTAA
- a CDS encoding proline dehydrogenase family protein gives MTTVHRRPSDTGADDLTDLADRADGLVNRWLVNAAAHRARPHASARRLAAVLSDPAGLDFTVGFVDRVIGTEDTAAAAAALAELVADAPVSLGTLDRLQLRAGAALAQRIPNLVLPVARARMRSMVGHMIVDARDRPFTRTVRRLRAGGHRLNVNPLGEAVLGEAEAANHLADARALLQRDDVDYVSIKVSSITSQISMWAFDETVDRIVERLVPMYREAAAAPAGGKFVNLDMEEYRDLELTIAVFTRLLSMPELRGYEAGIVVQAYLPDALGAVQRLAAFGADRVTNGGAGIKVRLVKGANLAMETVHAEAAGWPTATCGSKAATDANYKLVLHWLLTRDRMAGLRLGVAGHNLFDIAFAHLLADSRGVADRVEFEMLQGMATEQAEVVSGDVGRLLLYVPTVRPAEFDVAISYLVRRLEENAASENFMSGIFDLTPGSDVYRREADRFRAAVDGLRAALTAGGRAPRPNHRQDRAAEETSALPPLPVGGLPPFANEPDTDPALPANQAWARAAIARGTAPGWLDEQSIPPRVDVGDVDALVERARAAALDWSARPAGERAAILYRAADLIARRRGHLVAVAAAEAGKSVAQSDPEISEAIDFARYYAHRALDLDAVTGATFTPDRVVVVTPPWNFPIAIPAGGTFAALAAGAAVIHKPSAPTPHCSAAVLEALWDAGVPRDVCQGVQPDEGPAGRRLISHPDVDRVILTGASDTAALFQSWRADLRINAETSGKNALVVTPSADRDLAISDLVHSAFGHAGQKCSAASLGILVGSVYDSRRFRRQLVDAAASMVVGWPTDMSATVGPLTEEPSDKLRRALTTLEPGESWLLEPRMLDETGRLWSPGVKDGVAPGSFFHLTECFGPVLGLMRAADLDEALRLQNGTDFGLTAGLHSLDPREVRTWLDRIDAGNVYVNRPITGAIVRRQSFGGWKRSSVGLGSKAGGPNYLMMLGEWSDSPISGPVAAPETPAIATFARSVSTALADEDRAWLSAALADDDHAWASEFGTGRDESGLHSEANVFRYRPAHAVLRVSDDASPAATARVLAAVALSGARVDVSASPAVDEATATVLGSAADLGLPVRTESDVDLAVAVAALDASRIRLVGATPELLRDAVAQRADVALLDDAVTSSGRVELRHWLLEQAVSMSLHRFGNPNPAFHRLSAELTTPARLTRSYAS, from the coding sequence ATGACCACTGTGCACCGCCGACCGTCCGACACCGGCGCCGACGATCTGACCGACCTCGCCGATCGAGCCGACGGCCTCGTGAACCGCTGGCTCGTGAACGCGGCCGCCCACCGGGCCCGACCGCACGCCTCCGCGCGTCGACTGGCCGCAGTCCTGTCCGATCCGGCGGGCCTCGACTTCACGGTCGGCTTCGTCGACCGGGTGATCGGCACCGAGGACACCGCCGCGGCCGCGGCCGCGCTGGCCGAACTCGTCGCCGACGCACCGGTCTCGCTCGGAACCCTCGACCGACTCCAGCTGCGCGCCGGAGCCGCTCTGGCGCAGCGCATCCCGAACCTCGTCCTCCCCGTCGCGCGCGCCCGCATGCGATCGATGGTCGGACACATGATCGTCGACGCCAGAGACCGGCCCTTCACCAGAACCGTCCGCAGGCTGCGCGCCGGGGGCCACCGGCTCAACGTCAATCCGCTCGGCGAAGCGGTCCTCGGCGAGGCCGAGGCCGCCAACCATCTGGCAGACGCTCGCGCACTGCTGCAGCGCGACGACGTCGACTACGTGTCGATCAAGGTGTCGTCGATCACCTCGCAGATCTCGATGTGGGCGTTCGACGAGACCGTCGACCGCATCGTCGAACGACTGGTCCCGATGTACCGGGAGGCGGCGGCCGCACCCGCGGGCGGCAAGTTCGTCAACCTCGACATGGAGGAGTACCGCGACCTCGAGCTCACGATCGCGGTCTTCACCCGGTTGCTGTCGATGCCCGAACTGCGCGGATACGAGGCGGGCATCGTCGTGCAGGCGTACCTGCCCGATGCACTCGGAGCCGTGCAGCGTCTCGCGGCGTTCGGCGCCGACCGCGTCACGAACGGCGGCGCGGGCATCAAGGTACGCCTGGTCAAGGGCGCGAACCTGGCCATGGAGACCGTCCACGCCGAGGCCGCCGGGTGGCCGACCGCCACGTGCGGCTCGAAGGCCGCCACCGACGCGAACTACAAACTCGTGCTGCACTGGCTGCTGACCCGTGACCGCATGGCGGGTCTGCGCCTCGGCGTGGCCGGACACAATCTGTTCGACATCGCCTTCGCCCACCTGCTCGCCGACTCGAGGGGTGTCGCCGATCGGGTGGAGTTCGAGATGCTGCAGGGTATGGCGACCGAGCAGGCCGAGGTGGTCAGCGGCGACGTCGGACGCCTCCTGCTGTACGTGCCGACCGTGAGACCCGCCGAGTTCGACGTCGCGATCTCCTACCTCGTGCGTCGCCTGGAGGAGAACGCCGCATCGGAGAACTTCATGTCGGGGATCTTCGATCTCACGCCGGGCAGTGACGTCTACCGGCGCGAGGCCGACCGGTTTCGCGCCGCCGTCGACGGTCTGCGCGCCGCCCTCACCGCCGGCGGCCGCGCCCCACGGCCCAACCACCGGCAGGATCGCGCCGCGGAGGAGACCTCCGCCCTGCCGCCGCTGCCCGTCGGCGGCCTGCCGCCGTTCGCGAACGAGCCCGACACCGATCCCGCGTTGCCCGCGAACCAGGCGTGGGCGCGCGCGGCGATCGCCCGCGGCACCGCACCCGGATGGCTCGACGAGCAGAGCATTCCGCCGCGCGTGGACGTCGGCGACGTGGACGCGCTCGTCGAACGGGCTCGCGCCGCCGCCCTCGACTGGTCCGCGCGACCGGCCGGCGAGCGGGCCGCGATCCTGTACCGCGCCGCCGACCTGATCGCCCGTCGACGCGGACACCTCGTCGCGGTCGCGGCCGCCGAAGCAGGCAAGTCCGTAGCCCAGTCGGACCCGGAGATCTCCGAGGCCATCGACTTCGCGCGCTATTACGCGCATCGGGCGCTCGACCTCGACGCGGTCACGGGCGCCACATTCACCCCCGACCGCGTCGTCGTGGTGACGCCGCCGTGGAACTTCCCCATCGCCATTCCCGCGGGTGGCACGTTCGCGGCGCTCGCCGCCGGGGCAGCCGTGATCCACAAGCCTTCGGCGCCGACCCCGCACTGCTCCGCCGCGGTCCTGGAGGCGCTGTGGGACGCCGGCGTCCCCCGCGACGTCTGCCAGGGCGTCCAGCCCGACGAGGGTCCCGCCGGTCGGCGGCTGATCAGCCACCCCGACGTCGACCGGGTGATCCTCACCGGCGCCTCCGACACCGCTGCGCTCTTCCAGTCCTGGCGCGCCGACCTGCGAATCAACGCCGAGACCTCCGGCAAGAACGCCCTCGTCGTGACGCCGTCGGCCGACCGCGATCTCGCGATCTCGGATCTGGTGCACAGTGCGTTCGGGCATGCCGGACAGAAGTGTTCGGCCGCGTCGCTGGGCATTCTCGTCGGCAGCGTCTACGACTCTCGGCGGTTCCGCCGACAGCTCGTCGACGCGGCGGCGTCGATGGTCGTCGGATGGCCGACGGACATGTCGGCGACCGTCGGGCCGCTCACCGAGGAGCCGAGCGACAAACTCAGGCGTGCGCTGACCACCCTGGAACCGGGCGAGTCGTGGCTGCTCGAACCGCGCATGCTCGACGAGACCGGCCGACTGTGGTCACCGGGTGTCAAGGACGGCGTGGCACCCGGTTCGTTCTTCCACCTGACCGAGTGCTTCGGCCCCGTCTTGGGACTGATGCGCGCCGCCGACCTCGACGAGGCGCTGAGGCTGCAGAACGGGACCGACTTCGGGCTCACGGCGGGACTGCACTCCCTCGACCCGCGCGAGGTCCGCACCTGGCTCGACCGGATCGACGCGGGCAACGTCTACGTCAATCGCCCGATCACCGGCGCGATCGTCCGCCGTCAATCGTTCGGCGGGTGGAAGCGGTCATCGGTCGGACTCGGGTCGAAGGCCGGTGGCCCCAACTACCTGATGATGCTCGGCGAATGGTCCGACTCCCCGATCTCGGGCCCCGTGGCGGCGCCCGAGACTCCCGCGATCGCGACGTTCGCCCGATCGGTCTCGACGGCCCTGGCCGACGAGGACCGCGCATGGCTGTCGGCGGCACTCGCCGACGACGACCACGCCTGGGCGTCCGAGTTCGGCACCGGCCGCGACGAGTCCGGATTGCACAGTGAGGCGAACGTCTTCCGGTACCGCCCGGCGCACGCGGTGCTGCGGGTGTCCGACGACGCGTCGCCCGCCGCGACGGCGCGCGTCCTGGCGGCCGTGGCTCTGTCCGGGGCCCGTGTCGACGTCAGTGCGTCCCCGGCCGTCGACGAGGCCACCGCGACCGTCCTCGGCTCGGCGGCCGACCTCGGCCTCCCGGTCAGGACGGAGTCGGACGTCGATCTCGCCGTCGCCGTCGCCGCTCTCGACGCGTCGCGGATTCGCCTGGTCGGCGCCACACCGGAGCTGCTGCGCGACGCCGTCGCCCAGCGCGCGGACGTCGCACTCCTCGACGACGCGGTGACCTCGTCCGGCCGGGTGGAGCTGCGGCACTGGCTGCTCGAACAGGCGGTGTCCATGTCCCTGCACCGCTTCGGCAACCCGAATCCGGCATTCCACCGGCTGTCGGCCGAACTGACGACACCGGCACGATTGACGCGGTCGTACGCTTCGTGA
- a CDS encoding PucR family transcriptional regulator, producing MPEREGTVLREVVDALDTAVDWTVIVDDVAPVEDVSLIDADDLAAGGRVVTGLVAIAGVDAERISEWLTSVDAARRPHAILTKAFPGAARARSVADEFGVSVVGVHAQARWDRILGLVQAELHRGREAVGRLGVPDAAADIDLIGLVGLVARGTRGLVSIEDATSAHVLAYSPSNGEADDLRVQTILGREGPPPYLAVLRSKGVFDAIRRGGEVVDVPADDQHAMRRRLVIGVHSGTGRHLGSIWVQEGAVGLAADSADVLTGAASIASRILTRAGQAPSAEAQLLQRLFGEHGGVDASSAGAYLRWPVDARAAVIGVGIHGGEAVAADAVAAVSGSLRLHASAYAASALTTVIGDRAYMLVPAADVAPIARWVGQLVARFDGDPALGGGRLHAAVVFPVDGLADVPSARGEADRVFSATRSSAADRVTTLAKARTAVLLGEILEVLADRADLVDPRVSALVAYDAERNGALEESVRAWIAAHGNVRDAAARIDVHPNTLRYRIQRARQVSGLDLDDPDERLLTSLQLAMIDRRRG from the coding sequence ATGCCGGAACGTGAGGGAACAGTGCTCCGCGAGGTGGTCGACGCTCTCGACACCGCCGTCGACTGGACGGTGATCGTCGACGACGTCGCACCGGTCGAGGACGTGTCGCTGATCGACGCCGACGACCTCGCCGCGGGCGGCCGTGTCGTGACGGGTCTCGTGGCGATCGCCGGGGTCGACGCGGAGCGGATCAGCGAGTGGCTGACGAGTGTGGACGCCGCACGCCGACCGCACGCGATCCTCACCAAGGCGTTCCCCGGAGCGGCCCGGGCGCGGTCCGTGGCTGACGAGTTCGGCGTATCGGTCGTCGGCGTGCACGCGCAGGCCCGCTGGGATCGGATCCTCGGTCTGGTTCAGGCCGAACTGCATCGCGGACGGGAAGCGGTCGGGCGCCTGGGCGTTCCGGACGCGGCGGCCGACATCGACCTGATCGGGCTGGTCGGACTCGTGGCCCGCGGCACGAGAGGGCTCGTGTCGATCGAGGACGCCACGAGTGCCCATGTCCTCGCGTACTCGCCGTCGAACGGCGAGGCCGACGACTTGCGCGTGCAGACCATCCTCGGTCGAGAGGGTCCGCCGCCCTATCTCGCCGTGCTGCGCAGCAAGGGCGTGTTCGATGCGATCCGCCGGGGCGGGGAGGTGGTGGACGTGCCCGCCGACGATCAGCACGCGATGCGCCGTCGGCTGGTGATCGGCGTGCACAGCGGAACCGGGCGGCATCTCGGCTCGATCTGGGTCCAAGAGGGAGCGGTGGGCCTGGCCGCCGATTCGGCGGACGTGCTGACCGGCGCCGCTTCGATAGCCTCGCGGATCCTGACTCGGGCCGGACAGGCGCCGTCGGCCGAAGCGCAACTGCTGCAACGACTCTTCGGTGAACACGGCGGCGTCGATGCGTCGTCGGCTGGTGCGTATCTGCGCTGGCCGGTCGACGCCCGGGCCGCCGTGATCGGTGTCGGGATCCACGGCGGGGAGGCAGTGGCCGCCGACGCCGTCGCCGCGGTCAGCGGCTCGCTGCGCCTGCACGCGAGCGCCTACGCGGCCTCGGCGCTGACCACGGTGATCGGCGACCGTGCCTATATGCTCGTGCCGGCCGCCGACGTCGCACCGATCGCGCGGTGGGTGGGCCAGCTCGTCGCCCGATTCGACGGCGACCCCGCCCTCGGCGGCGGCCGACTGCACGCCGCCGTGGTCTTCCCCGTCGACGGACTCGCCGACGTCCCGTCCGCGCGGGGCGAAGCGGACCGGGTGTTCTCGGCGACGCGGTCGTCCGCCGCCGACCGGGTCACGACACTCGCGAAGGCCCGGACCGCGGTGCTGCTCGGGGAGATCCTCGAGGTGCTGGCCGATCGCGCCGATCTCGTCGATCCTCGGGTCTCCGCGTTGGTCGCGTACGACGCCGAGCGGAACGGCGCCCTCGAGGAGTCCGTCCGCGCCTGGATCGCCGCTCACGGAAACGTGCGCGACGCCGCCGCTCGGATCGACGTCCACCCGAACACCCTGCGTTACCGGATCCAGCGGGCCAGGCAGGTGTCGGGACTGGATCTCGACGATCCGGACGAGAGGCTGCTGACGTCGTTGCAGTTGGCGATGATCGACCGCCGACGCGGGTGA
- a CDS encoding mechanosensitive ion channel family protein, with amino-acid sequence MTTQSLAFEWTDTNRTWLIETPVRIVCYIVAALVVRWLLFRVIDRATRPRSPRADSGPRLIRGLRERTTARSPRATARRTQRAKTIGSVLKSTVSVVILVWLVLSTLSELDVNIAPFIASAGILGLAIGFGAQHLVADVVSGVFMMMEDQYGVGDIADFGEVIGEIESVGLRITTVRDMDGTLWYIRNGEIQRVGNMSQDFAVARTEIPVAVDADLDHAQDVALSAVLRAVRDAEIAEEVLGEPEMLGVQEVTSSHAMLRMTVTTKPGAQWGVQRHLRSRVLAAFDREDIRLPMQSWGEALAGPR; translated from the coding sequence ATGACTACTCAATCGCTCGCATTCGAATGGACGGACACCAACCGGACGTGGCTGATCGAGACTCCGGTCAGGATCGTCTGTTACATCGTCGCCGCTCTCGTCGTCCGATGGCTGCTCTTCCGCGTCATCGACCGCGCGACTCGGCCCCGGTCCCCGCGCGCGGACTCAGGTCCGCGACTGATCCGCGGTCTGCGTGAGCGGACGACGGCGCGCAGTCCCCGAGCCACCGCGCGACGAACGCAGCGAGCCAAGACGATCGGTTCGGTGCTCAAGTCGACGGTGTCGGTGGTGATCCTCGTGTGGCTGGTGTTGTCGACGCTGTCCGAGCTCGACGTCAACATCGCCCCGTTCATCGCGTCGGCGGGGATCCTGGGGCTGGCCATCGGCTTCGGCGCCCAGCATCTCGTCGCGGACGTCGTGTCCGGCGTGTTCATGATGATGGAGGACCAGTACGGCGTCGGCGACATCGCCGACTTCGGCGAGGTGATCGGCGAGATCGAGTCCGTCGGTCTGCGCATCACCACGGTCCGCGACATGGACGGCACGCTCTGGTACATCCGCAACGGCGAGATCCAGCGCGTCGGCAACATGAGCCAGGACTTCGCGGTCGCCCGCACCGAGATCCCGGTCGCGGTGGACGCCGATCTCGACCATGCTCAGGACGTCGCACTCAGCGCCGTCCTACGAGCCGTCAGAGACGCGGAGATCGCCGAGGAGGTGCTCGGCGAGCCCGAGATGCTCGGCGTCCAGGAGGTCACATCGTCGCATGCGATGCTCCGCATGACCGTCACCACCAAACCGGGCGCGCAGTGGGGAGTGCAGCGGCACCTGCGCAGTCGAGTCCTCGCCGCGTTCGACCGTGAGGACATCCGCCTGCCCATGCAGTCGTGGGGGGAGGCGTTGGCCGGCCCGCGGTGA